CCAGGGTGACGGCCAGGGTCTGATTGCCCTCGACGGTGAGCTGGCGGTCCTTGAGCACCAGGAGCGACTCGAAGCCCCGCACCTCCTGGTCCTTGTCATTCTCGGTCAGCAGCGCTTCATCCTTCTGGGCATGGAGGAAGAGCTCCTCCGCGCCCGCCGCGTCTTCGATGCGCACCTCGTTGAAGCCGGCGCTCCCCGGGCTGGACGCGCTCTTGAGGGTGGAGCGGGTCTTCTCCGCTGGCAGGGCATAGGGCGTGGGGTGATGGCCGTTGTAGACGGAGCCCGCGAGCAGCGGCCTGTCCGGGTTGCCCTCGAGGAAGCGCACCAGGACCTCGTGACCCACGCGCGGCAGATAGAGCGCGCCCCAGGCCAGGCCGTTCCAGGCCTGACCCACGCGGATCCAACACGAGGAGGAGTCGTCCCGCGAGCCCTCCCGATCCCAATGGAACTGCACCTTGATGCGGCCATGCCCATCCGTGTGGATCTCCTCGCCCGCGGGCCCCACCACCGTCGCCGTCTGGACGCCCACGATCTGGGGAACGGGAGTGGTCCGCCGCGGACGGAAGGGAACCGGGCCGGGCATGCAGATGAAATGGTTGCGGTACAAGCCGCCCAAGGCCTCCCGGTCGCCAGGCGCCTCGGGCTGCTCGCCGAAGTGAGAGATCCGGACCGCCAGGTACTCGCCCGCGTGGGTTCCGTCGTCCTCGACCTGGAACAGGCATCCGGGCGAGAGCCGTGGACACACGCCCTCTCCCTCCAGGGTCCAGGCGGCCTGGACCAGTTCCTCCATGCGCACCTTGGAGACCGCCTTGCCCACGCCGGGGGTCTCGTACTCCCCCGGATGGTCATACACCTTCAGCCCATCCGCGCCCTCGGAGCTCGCCGACCTGGCGGACAGCTCCAAGGCGGGCTTCTCGAAGTTGAAGTCCTTGAGGAGCACCGCGCCAGGCCGCAGCCGGTGGATGCGCGCCAGCGCGACGAGGTACTCCCCCTCCTCCACCCGGTTGTCACGCGCACGCAAGGGCAGGCCCGCCCCCCCCGGCAAGGGCCGGTGCACCGCGGGCGCATCTCCGATGACCAGGACCGGGCCCTCGTCGGTGTGCTCGAAGAAATAGAAGATGCCCTCCCATTCCAACAAGCGGCTGAGGAACGCGAAATCCGTTTCCCGGTATTGCGT
This genomic interval from Cystobacter ferrugineus contains the following:
- a CDS encoding type VI secretion system Vgr family protein, which gives rise to MARTKGAAFTFRAGPYEAESLVVLGFSGTEGMSRLYEFQVEFHANEKGPLEAEALVGADARLSVALPGSDSRWMGGMLRAVESLGRREGRWCYRAWLVPGLWRLTQVNRSRIFQRKSVPDIVKELLGEAGVEARWMLSGEHEKREYCTQYRETDFAFLSRLLEWEGIFYFFEHTDEGPVLVIGDAPAVHRPLPGGAGLPLRARDNRVEEGEYLVALARIHRLRPGAVLLKDFNFEKPALELSARSASSEGADGLKVYDHPGEYETPGVGKAVSKVRMEELVQAAWTLEGEGVCPRLSPGCLFQVEDDGTHAGEYLAVRISHFGEQPEAPGDREALGGLYRNHFICMPGPVPFRPRRTTPVPQIVGVQTATVVGPAGEEIHTDGHGRIKVQFHWDREGSRDDSSSCWIRVGQAWNGLAWGALYLPRVGHEVLVRFLEGNPDRPLLAGSVYNGHHPTPYALPAEKTRSTLKSASSPGSAGFNEVRIEDAAGAEELFLHAQKDEALLTENDKDQEVRGFESLLVLKDRQLTVEGNQTLAVTLDDEGLVEGHQSLRVQGHRATTVEGEHSEEVSGRQFISIAKNRTLVVSQASTESVSMAKALTIGAAYAVNVGLVMSESVEQDKSVTVGAMRTERIAGARLEDVAEDLSVDVGLGYQSRIAGAMVSTVSENLEDDVRGNSQLKVKDPTAWLSKSFSLKAESFSIKVGGKVVLQIKKSGAVNFSGNAITLDGASIKFKGSKIKKKGGS